One Clupea harengus chromosome 11, Ch_v2.0.2, whole genome shotgun sequence DNA window includes the following coding sequences:
- the LOC105908887 gene encoding CREB-regulated transcription coactivator 2 produces MSAASASGCGPGPGSSMGPGSGVSNPRKFSEKIALHTQRQAEETAAFQEVMMDITSTRIQAQKVRLARSQGPYYGGSLPNVNQIGRNVLDFQSPFHSNLDSSRSTRHHGLVERVQRDRRFISPSRPYRRQVDNSQCSASYLSPPPDPSWRRNWSSNFPMDKSQLFRLPTSALNRTNSDSALHTSVMNPPAGDPFGSGHTLTPQGRRTVFPYPVPPIEENVLDEGKLLKPWDTKKLQMQSSRPKSCEVPGITIFPSPDQQSSAPHIPSALNTGGSLPDLSSLHFPPPLPTPLDPDEPGYPSLSGGNSTGNLASTLTHLGINTSNAFNSQGLLVSLPGTLSNPSLQSSLSNPNIQSSLSSHSFPNSLSSASLHSSLSNPSLQSSLSSSPSLPSSLSSQSLRSSLSSSSLSGQASYGSGPGSSSCLTSYAPLLPGQGQQTQLSSSPRRRAQLSPLILPMGADARRHHAKQFSPTMSPTLSSITQGVPLDTSHLPMDQRLPPYSYNLPQQPQTGSPVSHHSPQTGLGSPQTGQPLPPQQASMHQSAQQQQCHQQQHQQQQQHQQHQQQQQQQQQQQQQQQQQQQQQQEQHQRTQAMQLQMHNLQNLRKTQSIQMPQQQQQQQQQQQQHLHRPGLVPGPATNAQGQGGMDMSGQNMQCKQEPEAQTACSEQQQNSSHMDTQQDQGLPQLQQISQSLATDLGLYNDALLSLLDEPYLGLQLSGRQNQNLAQQFNMDTQVEDLSFNHSLGTGSSSEKEQDGSYQAVLDLLDSADQQLGDPNQNQNYGGGGRHNVPNIILTGDSPPGLSKEITSALSGVPGFEVDSFSCEDALRMDPLALEGLGMLTDGDLLLADPAVEDSFRSDRLK; encoded by the exons ATGTCCGCGGCGAGTGCAAGCGGCTGCGGACCCGGACCAGGATCGAGTATGGGTCCTGGGTCCGGGGTGTCTAACCCACGAAAGTTTAGCGAGAAAatagccctgcacacacagcgTCAGGCCGAAGAGACTGCTGCGTTTCAGGAGGTCATGATGGACATTACTTCAACTCGG ATTCAGGCTCAGAAGGTGCGCCTTGCCAGATCTCAGGGTCCATATTACGGGGGCTCCCTGCCAAACGTCAACCAGATCGGAAGAAATGTGCTCGATTTCCAG agcccgtTCCATTCCAACCTGGACTCCAGCCGCTCCACTCGGCACCACGGCCTGGTGGAGAGGGTCCAGAGAGACAGACGCTTCATCTCCCCGAGCCGGCCCTACAGGAGACAA GTGGATAATTCTCAATGCAGCGCCTCCTACCTGTCTCCCCCGCCCGACCCCAGCTGGCGAAG GAACTGGTCCAGCAATTTCCCCATGGACAAAAGCCAGTTGTTCCGCCTCCCCACCTCTGCACTGAACAG aaCCAACTCGGACTCTGCTCTCCACACCAGTGTCATGAACCCTCCAGCGGGGGACCCCTTCGGCTCCGGCCACACGCTCACCCCTCAGGGAAGACGCACCG tgTTTCCGTACCCTGTCCCCCCGATTGAGGAGAATGTGCTTGATGAAGGAAAATTGCTGAAGCCCTGGGACACTAAGAAG TTACAGATGCAATCATCGCGACCCAAGTCCTGTGAAGTTCCTGGCATCAC CATCTTCCCCTCCCCAGACCAGCAGTCCAGCGCCCCTCACATCCCCTCTGCGCTGAACACAGGGGGTTCCCTGCCAGACCTGTCCAGCCTGCACTTTCCCCCGCCGCTGCCCACCCCACTGGACCCGGACGAGCCCGGCTACCCGTCTCTCAGTGGGGGCAACAGCACTGGCAACCTGGCCAGCACCCTCACCCACCTTGGCATCAACACCAGCAACGCCTTCAACTCCCAAG GTCTCCTGGTATCTCTTCCAGGCACGCTGAGCAACCCCTCCCTCCAGTCCTCGCTTAGCAACCCAAACATCCAGTCGTCGCTCAGCAGCCATTCTTTCCCCAACTCCCTCAGCTCCGCCTCCCTGCACTCGTCGCTTAGCAACCCCTCGCTGCAGTCCTCGCTcagctcctccccctccctgccgTCCTCGCTCAGCAGCCAATCGCTGCGCTCCTCCCTGAGCAGCTCCTCGCTCAGCGGCCAGGCGTCCTACGGCTCTGGCCCCGGCTCCAGCTCGTGCCTAACCTCCTACGCGCCACTCCTGCCCGGCCAAGGCCAGCAGACCCAGCTAAGCTCGTCTCCCCGCCGGCGGGCGCAACTCTCGCCCCTCATCCTGCCCATGGGCGCGGACGCTCGGCGGCACCACGCCAAGCAGTTCTCCCCCACCATGTcgcccactctctcctccatcacGCAG gGTGTTCCTCTGGACACCAGCCACCTTCCTATGGACCAGAGGCTGCCACCATACTCCTACAATCTACCCCAGCAGCCCCAAACAGGCTCCCCCGTCTCCCATCACTCCCCTCAGACAGGCCTGGGTTCCCCTCAGACTGGCCAGCCCCTGCCCCCACAGCAAGCCTCCATGCACCAGtctgcacagcagcagcaatgccatcagcaacaacatcaacaacaacaacaacatcaacaacatcaacaacaa caacagcaacagcagcagcagcagcagcagcaacagcagcagcaacagcagcaacaagaGCAGCATCAGAGGACACAAGCCATGCAGCTACAGATGCACAACCTGCAAAACCTGCGCAAGACGCAGAGCATACAGatgccgcagcagcagcagcagcagcagcagcagcagcagcagcacctccacCGACCCGGTCTGGTGCCAGGCCCAGCCACCAATGCCCAGGGCCAAGGTGGCATGGACATGTCGGGCCAGAACATGCAGTGCAAGCAAGAGCCGGAGGCCCAGACGGCCTGCTCTGAGCAGCAGCAGAACTCctcacacatggatacacagcAGGACCAGGGTCTCCCACAGCTTCAGCAAATCAGCCAGTCTCTCGCCACTGATCTTGGCCTCTATAAT GATGCTTTGCTGTCCCTGCTGGATGAACCATACCTGGGCCTGCAGCTCAGTGGCAGACAGAATCAGAACCTTGCTCAGCAG TTTAATATGGACACTCAGGTAGAGGACCTGTCCTTCAACCACAGCCTGGGCACAGGCTCCTCTTCTGAGAAAGAACAGGATGGCTCATACCAGGCAGTTCTGGATCTTCTGGACTCTGCAGACCAGCAGCTCGGCGACcccaaccagaaccagaactatGGTGGGGGTGGACGGCACAATGTCCCCAACATTATTCTCACGG GAGATTCTCCACCTGGTCTGTCGAAGGAGATCACCAGCGCTCTGTCTGGCGTCCCGGGTTTTGAAGTGGACTCTTTCTCCTGTGAGGACGCGCTCCGGATGGACCCGCTGGCGCTGGAGGGGCTGGGCATGCTGACTGACGGAGACCTCCTGCTGGCCGACCCGGCCGTGGAGGACTCCTTCCGCTCCGACCGCTTGAagtga
- the LOC105908940 gene encoding zinc transporter ZIP1, producing MEETSASVPGLEIKLVGLFVLLSATLLFGSAPLCFIRGTGRWSTNPEIRHKVLNYVSCFAGGVFLATCLLDLIPDYLTEINRAFLNVGITLHFPLPEFIMAMGFFMVLVMEQIVLALKDESGNISEERQALLVGSGIQTHDKEHPRHIHQVASSSHTRADLSRRGSDTDGVHFHVDFNSHSAIRAFILVFSLSLHSVFEGLAVGLQQDSQQVLEICLALLLHKSIIAFSLSLKLTQSRLKRSAVVGSLLLFSIMSPLGIALGIGLTEMKSTPQHQLARSTLEGLASGTFLYITFMEILPHELGSPKDRIPKVALLLTGFAVVTGVLFIKL from the exons ATGGAAGAGACATCTGCCTCAGTTCCTGGACTGGAGATAAAATTAGTTGGCCTGTTTGTGCTGCTCTCAGCAACGCTCCTCTTCGGCTCTGCTCCTTTGTGCTTTATACGGGGCACTGGGCGCTGGAGCACTAACCCAG AAATCCGACACAAAGTATTGAATTATGTCAGCTGCTTTGCTGGGGGAGTGTTTCTGGCCACCTGCTTACTGGATCTCATCCCTGACTATCTGACAGAGATCAACCGGGCATTCCTAAATGTCGGCATTACG CTGCATTTCCCTCTCCCTGAGTTCATCATGGCCATGGGTTTCTTCATGGTCTTGGTAATGGAGCAGATTGTCTTAGCCCTCAAAGATGAATCTGGGAACATCTCAGAAGAGAGACAAGCTCTATTGGTGGGGTCCGGCATCCAAACACATGACAAAGAACACCCAAGACACATACACCAAGTTGCCTCATCAAGCCACACACGGGCAGATCTCAGCAGACGAGGTTCTGACACAGATGGCGTCCATTTCCATGTTGATTTCAACTCCCACTCTGCCATCCGTGCCTTCATCCTGgtgttctccctctcacttcacTCTGTGTTTGAAGGCCTGGCAGTAGGACTACAGCAGGACTCGCAGCAAGTGCTGGAAATCTGCCTGGCCTTGCTGCTCCACAAGAGCATCATTGCCTTCAGCCTTTCCCTGAAGCTAACCCAGAGTCGGCTAAAACGGTCTGCGGTGGTGGGGAGTCTCCTGCTCTTCTCCATCATGTCCCCGCTGGGCATCGCGTTGGGCATTGGCCTCACGGAGATGAAGTCTACGCCACAGCACCAACTGGCTCGATCCACCCTGGAAGGCCTGGCCTCCGGAACCTTCCTCTACATCACCTTCATGGAGATCTTGCCACATGAGCTCGGCTCTCCCAAAGATCGCATCCCAAAGGTGGCACTGTTGCTCACCGGCTTTGCTGTTGTGACTGGAGTGCTGTTTATCAAATTATAA
- the creb3l4 gene encoding cyclic AMP-responsive element-binding protein 3-like protein 4 isoform X1 — MVIESHLFHIPHWLDETPSTNHSSTECIGGSADFTDPGSSDRKWDMDAENGELFFRIKEEDGVSEGDLHSGPLSGSHALWSSQSVLNDSETEDVLHAMNPNDMYTSGLLQEALSDSDSDMSEDLQCDSPLGSIKASQDLSVPTVYQVVYDISAISGMKTEPEHHNVDVISIQLDEWSSQMLLSDSCIVNELPLVAAGKVETVHPSSYGSGEVNHSETSLDYPDLHLTEEEQKLLTQEGIALPNNLPLTKSEERILKKVRRKIRNKQSAQDSRRRKKEYIDGLESRVAACSAQNKELQRTVVQLEKHNISLLAQLRKLQSLIKQTATKAAQTSTCIMIFLFSLVLIIFPSYSPFSRGSSAVAEGYAPVGVISRNILTDPAASLQISEDTVNTVVSPDSVPFPPDLSQSDPPELTLSRLQQSPETPDTDASEALTLEGSQLGNSSGLTDTRRTDQVDLGVIQSAKPGSANIDPTKPVHADEM; from the exons ATGGTCATTGAGAGTCATCTCTTCCACATTCCTCATTGGTTAGATGAGACGCCGTCCACCAATCACAGTTCGACAGAATGCATAGGTGGCAGTGCTGATTTCACAGATCCCGGATCCTCCGATCGCAAGTGG GACATGGATGCTGAAAACGGAGAGTTATTTTTCCGGATCAAGGAGGAAGatggtgtgtctgagggagatcTTCACAGCGGTCCTCTCTCGGGCAGTCATGCTCTTTGGTCCTCACAAAGT GTTCTCAATGACAGTGAGACTGAGGACGTTCTTCATGCCATGAACCCAAATGACATGTACACCTCTGGGCTTCTCCAGGAGGCCCTCtcagacagtgacagtgacatgtCTGAGGATCTGCAGTGTGATAGTCCCTTGGGATCAATAAAGGCTTCCCAGGACCTGTCTGTTCCCACAGTCTATCAGGTGGTCTATGACATCAGTGCCATAAGTGGCATGAAGACTGAACCAGAGCATCACAATGTGGATGTGATATCCATACAGCTTG ATGAGTGGAGCTCTCAGATGCTGCTGTCAGACTCCTGTATTGTGAACGAGCTGCCTCTTGTTGCTGCGGGGAAAGTCGAGACTGTTCACCCCTCAAGTTATGGTTCCGGTGAGGTCAACCACTCAGAGACTTCACTG GATTATCCAGACCTACATCTAACTGAAGAAGAACAGAAGCTTCTGACACAGGAGGGGATCGCCCTACCTAACAATCTCCCTCTCACAAAG TCAGAGGAGAGGATTCTGAAAAAAGTAAGACGCAAAATCCGCAACAAACAGTCAGCTCAAGACAGCCGGCGCAGGAAGAAAGAGTATATTGATGGGCTTGAAAGCAG agtggcTGCTTGCTCAGCCCAGAACAAGGAGTTACAGAGGACTGTGGTTCAACTGGAGAAACACAACAT CTCCCTTTTGGCTCAGCTGCGAAAGCTTCAGAGTTTGATCAAGCAGACCGCCACCAAAGcagcacagaccagcacatGCATCATG attttccttttctccctgGTTCTCATAATCTTTCCGAGTTATAGCCCTTTCAGTAGGGGCTCCTCAGCCGTAGCAGAGGGCTATGCTCCCGTTGGAG TCATTTCCAGAAACATCCTCACTGATCCTGCCGCGTCCTTGCAAATCTCCGAGGACACTGTCAACACGGTGGTCTCTCCAGACAGTGTGCCTTTTCCCCCAGACCTCAGTCAGTCTGACCCACCAGAACTGACCCTGTCAAGGCTGCAGCAATCTCCAGAGACTCCTGATACGGATGCTAGTGAGGCGTTGACCTTAGAAGGGAGCCAGCTTGGGAACAGCTCGGGTCTGACTGACACAAGGAGAACAGACCAAGTGGACCTGGGGGTGATTCAGTCGGCCAAACCAGGAAGTGCAAACATTGATCCAACTAAACCAGTCCATGCAGATGAGATGTGA
- the creb3l4 gene encoding cyclic AMP-responsive element-binding protein 3-like protein 4 isoform X2 has translation MECLLTRDCEEMQGRHITVDMDAENGELFFRIKEEDGVSEGDLHSGPLSGSHALWSSQSVLNDSETEDVLHAMNPNDMYTSGLLQEALSDSDSDMSEDLQCDSPLGSIKASQDLSVPTVYQVVYDISAISGMKTEPEHHNVDVISIQLDEWSSQMLLSDSCIVNELPLVAAGKVETVHPSSYGSGEVNHSETSLDYPDLHLTEEEQKLLTQEGIALPNNLPLTKSEERILKKVRRKIRNKQSAQDSRRRKKEYIDGLESRVAACSAQNKELQRTVVQLEKHNISLLAQLRKLQSLIKQTATKAAQTSTCIMIFLFSLVLIIFPSYSPFSRGSSAVAEGYAPVGVISRNILTDPAASLQISEDTVNTVVSPDSVPFPPDLSQSDPPELTLSRLQQSPETPDTDASEALTLEGSQLGNSSGLTDTRRTDQVDLGVIQSAKPGSANIDPTKPVHADEM, from the exons ATGGAATGTCTGCTCACCAGAGACTGCGAGGAAATGCAAGGACGACATATTACTGTA GACATGGATGCTGAAAACGGAGAGTTATTTTTCCGGATCAAGGAGGAAGatggtgtgtctgagggagatcTTCACAGCGGTCCTCTCTCGGGCAGTCATGCTCTTTGGTCCTCACAAAGT GTTCTCAATGACAGTGAGACTGAGGACGTTCTTCATGCCATGAACCCAAATGACATGTACACCTCTGGGCTTCTCCAGGAGGCCCTCtcagacagtgacagtgacatgtCTGAGGATCTGCAGTGTGATAGTCCCTTGGGATCAATAAAGGCTTCCCAGGACCTGTCTGTTCCCACAGTCTATCAGGTGGTCTATGACATCAGTGCCATAAGTGGCATGAAGACTGAACCAGAGCATCACAATGTGGATGTGATATCCATACAGCTTG ATGAGTGGAGCTCTCAGATGCTGCTGTCAGACTCCTGTATTGTGAACGAGCTGCCTCTTGTTGCTGCGGGGAAAGTCGAGACTGTTCACCCCTCAAGTTATGGTTCCGGTGAGGTCAACCACTCAGAGACTTCACTG GATTATCCAGACCTACATCTAACTGAAGAAGAACAGAAGCTTCTGACACAGGAGGGGATCGCCCTACCTAACAATCTCCCTCTCACAAAG TCAGAGGAGAGGATTCTGAAAAAAGTAAGACGCAAAATCCGCAACAAACAGTCAGCTCAAGACAGCCGGCGCAGGAAGAAAGAGTATATTGATGGGCTTGAAAGCAG agtggcTGCTTGCTCAGCCCAGAACAAGGAGTTACAGAGGACTGTGGTTCAACTGGAGAAACACAACAT CTCCCTTTTGGCTCAGCTGCGAAAGCTTCAGAGTTTGATCAAGCAGACCGCCACCAAAGcagcacagaccagcacatGCATCATG attttccttttctccctgGTTCTCATAATCTTTCCGAGTTATAGCCCTTTCAGTAGGGGCTCCTCAGCCGTAGCAGAGGGCTATGCTCCCGTTGGAG TCATTTCCAGAAACATCCTCACTGATCCTGCCGCGTCCTTGCAAATCTCCGAGGACACTGTCAACACGGTGGTCTCTCCAGACAGTGTGCCTTTTCCCCCAGACCTCAGTCAGTCTGACCCACCAGAACTGACCCTGTCAAGGCTGCAGCAATCTCCAGAGACTCCTGATACGGATGCTAGTGAGGCGTTGACCTTAGAAGGGAGCCAGCTTGGGAACAGCTCGGGTCTGACTGACACAAGGAGAACAGACCAAGTGGACCTGGGGGTGATTCAGTCGGCCAAACCAGGAAGTGCAAACATTGATCCAACTAAACCAGTCCATGCAGATGAGATGTGA
- the creb3l4 gene encoding cyclic AMP-responsive element-binding protein 3-like protein 4 isoform X3: MDAENGELFFRIKEEDGVSEGDLHSGPLSGSHALWSSQSVLNDSETEDVLHAMNPNDMYTSGLLQEALSDSDSDMSEDLQCDSPLGSIKASQDLSVPTVYQVVYDISAISGMKTEPEHHNVDVISIQLDEWSSQMLLSDSCIVNELPLVAAGKVETVHPSSYGSGEVNHSETSLDYPDLHLTEEEQKLLTQEGIALPNNLPLTKSEERILKKVRRKIRNKQSAQDSRRRKKEYIDGLESRVAACSAQNKELQRTVVQLEKHNISLLAQLRKLQSLIKQTATKAAQTSTCIMIFLFSLVLIIFPSYSPFSRGSSAVAEGYAPVGVISRNILTDPAASLQISEDTVNTVVSPDSVPFPPDLSQSDPPELTLSRLQQSPETPDTDASEALTLEGSQLGNSSGLTDTRRTDQVDLGVIQSAKPGSANIDPTKPVHADEM; encoded by the exons ATGGATGCTGAAAACGGAGAGTTATTTTTCCGGATCAAGGAGGAAGatggtgtgtctgagggagatcTTCACAGCGGTCCTCTCTCGGGCAGTCATGCTCTTTGGTCCTCACAAAGT GTTCTCAATGACAGTGAGACTGAGGACGTTCTTCATGCCATGAACCCAAATGACATGTACACCTCTGGGCTTCTCCAGGAGGCCCTCtcagacagtgacagtgacatgtCTGAGGATCTGCAGTGTGATAGTCCCTTGGGATCAATAAAGGCTTCCCAGGACCTGTCTGTTCCCACAGTCTATCAGGTGGTCTATGACATCAGTGCCATAAGTGGCATGAAGACTGAACCAGAGCATCACAATGTGGATGTGATATCCATACAGCTTG ATGAGTGGAGCTCTCAGATGCTGCTGTCAGACTCCTGTATTGTGAACGAGCTGCCTCTTGTTGCTGCGGGGAAAGTCGAGACTGTTCACCCCTCAAGTTATGGTTCCGGTGAGGTCAACCACTCAGAGACTTCACTG GATTATCCAGACCTACATCTAACTGAAGAAGAACAGAAGCTTCTGACACAGGAGGGGATCGCCCTACCTAACAATCTCCCTCTCACAAAG TCAGAGGAGAGGATTCTGAAAAAAGTAAGACGCAAAATCCGCAACAAACAGTCAGCTCAAGACAGCCGGCGCAGGAAGAAAGAGTATATTGATGGGCTTGAAAGCAG agtggcTGCTTGCTCAGCCCAGAACAAGGAGTTACAGAGGACTGTGGTTCAACTGGAGAAACACAACAT CTCCCTTTTGGCTCAGCTGCGAAAGCTTCAGAGTTTGATCAAGCAGACCGCCACCAAAGcagcacagaccagcacatGCATCATG attttccttttctccctgGTTCTCATAATCTTTCCGAGTTATAGCCCTTTCAGTAGGGGCTCCTCAGCCGTAGCAGAGGGCTATGCTCCCGTTGGAG TCATTTCCAGAAACATCCTCACTGATCCTGCCGCGTCCTTGCAAATCTCCGAGGACACTGTCAACACGGTGGTCTCTCCAGACAGTGTGCCTTTTCCCCCAGACCTCAGTCAGTCTGACCCACCAGAACTGACCCTGTCAAGGCTGCAGCAATCTCCAGAGACTCCTGATACGGATGCTAGTGAGGCGTTGACCTTAGAAGGGAGCCAGCTTGGGAACAGCTCGGGTCTGACTGACACAAGGAGAACAGACCAAGTGGACCTGGGGGTGATTCAGTCGGCCAAACCAGGAAGTGCAAACATTGATCCAACTAAACCAGTCCATGCAGATGAGATGTGA